From a single Sparus aurata chromosome 13, fSpaAur1.1, whole genome shotgun sequence genomic region:
- the pdha1a gene encoding pyruvate dehydrogenase E1 subunit alpha 1a — protein sequence MLSNISNVLRAGAQKNGAALVMSARSYSDFTTQASFEIKKCDIHKLDEAPATEVVMTRDEGLQYYRTMQTMRRMELKADQLYKQKIIRGFCHLYDGQEACAVGIEAAINLTDHLITAYRAHGYTLTRGGTVREIMAELTGRRGGIAKGKGGSMHMYSKNFYGGNGIVGAQVPLGAGVALACKYFGNNELCVSLYGDGAANQGQIFETYNMAALWKLPAIFICENNRYGMGTSVERAAASTDYYKRGDFIPGLRVDGMDILCVREATRFAAEHCRSGKGPILMELQTYRYHGHSMSDPGVSYRTREEIQEVRGKSDPISLLKDRMLSNNMASVEELKEIDVSVRKEIEDAAQFATTDPEPPLEDLCNHIFYNDPPLEVRGTNPWTKLKSVS from the exons ATGCTGTCCAATATCTCTAATGTGCTGAGGGCTGGCGCTCAGAAAAAT GGAGCTGCGCTGGTCATGTCAGCACGCTCATATTCTGACTTCACAACCCAGGCGTCCTTTGAAATAAAG AAATGTGACATCCACAAGCTGGACGAGGCACCGGCCACGGAGGTGGTTATGACTCGTGATGAGGGTCTGCAGTATTACCGCACCATGCAGACAATGAGGCGTATGGAGCTGAAGGCAGATCAGCTGTACAAGCAGAAGATCATCAGAGGATTCTGCCACTTGTATGACGGCCAG GAGGCCTGTGCGGTTGGTATTGAAGCAGCAATTAATTTGACAGACCACTTGATCACTGCGTACCGTGCCCACGGCTACACCTTAACCAGAGGAGGGACTGTGAGGGAGATCATGGCTGAGCTCACTG GGAGAAGAGGAGGTATCGCTAAGGGCAAAGGTGGCTCTATGCACATGTACTCTAAAAACTTCTATGGAGGAAATGGGATTGTTGGAGCTCAG GTTCCCCTGGGTGCTGGTGTGGCTTTGGCCTGCAAGTATTTCGGCAACAATgagctgtgtgtctctctgtacGGTGACGGCGCTGCCAACCAG GGTCAGATCTTTGAAACCTACAATATGGCAGCTCTTTGGAAGCTGCCCGCCATCTTCATCTGTGAGAACAACAGGTACGGTATGGGCACATCAGTGGAGCGAGCTGCAGCCAGCACAGACTACTACAAGAGAGGAGACTTCATTCCTGGTCTCAGG gTGGATGGGATGGATATTCTGTGTGTTCGGGAAGCGACCAGGTTTGCGGCTGAGCACTGCCGATCTGGGAAG GGTCCCATTCTCATGGAGCTTCAGACCTACCGCTATCACGGACACAGCATGAGTGATCCTGGCGTCAG CTACCGCACACGTGAGGAGATCCAGGAGGTCCGCGGTAAGAGCGACCCCATCTCCCTGCTGAAGGACCGCATGCTCAGCAACAACATGGCCAGCGTGGAGGAGCTCAAG GAGATCGATGTGTCGGTGAGGAAGGAGATTGaagatgctgctcagtttgcCACCACAGATCCTGAACCCCCACTGGAGGACCTGTGCAACCACATCTTCTACAACGACCCACCCCTGGAGGTGCGCGGCACGAACCCGTGGACTAAGCTCAAGTCTGTTAGCTAA